In one window of candidate division WOR-1 bacterium RIFOXYB2_FULL_36_35 DNA:
- a CDS encoding excinuclease ABC subunit B, giving the protein MPKFKLISDYKPDGDQPKAIKTLVEGIKKKFDFQTLLGVTGSGKTFTMANIIHAIQKPTLIISHNKTLAAQLCQEFRSYFPENAVEYFVSYYDYYQPEAYLPSTDTYIEKDSSINQEIDRLRHSATMSLISRRDVIVVASVSCIYSLGAPESYLEAMVSLRVGEALDRETMLKKLVAIKYERNDIELNRGKFRARGDVIEIQPAYEKRILRIEIDEYDVIKSIFEIDPITKKPLKKLDFAGIYPATHFVTFKDKLDFALKSIQEECKLRIAHLKKHKKLVEAQRLEERTKYDIEMIRELGYCSGIENYSRHMEGRKEGEPPSTLIDYFPDDFLMFIDESHVTIPQIRAMYFGDKSRKDALINYGFRLPSAYDNRPLKFDEFEERLNQIIFVSATPADWEIKKSKKIVEQIIRPTGLVDPEVVIRPIKGQVEDIEKEVRKRVSKKERVLITTLTKRMAEDLAEYLNEKDLKVRYLHSDIKTLDRIQILRDLRLGKFDVLVGINLLREGLDLPEVSLVAILDADKEGFLRAERSLIQTIGRAARNANGKVILYAEKMTDSIIKAISETNRRRKLQMAYNKKYGIEPKTIVKEIADISDQIREAKLEEVNQIKAFVPKEEIPSLIKQLSDEMIIASTELNFEKAAELRDKIVAIKKSFGFDVE; this is encoded by the coding sequence ATGCCAAAATTTAAGCTAATTTCAGATTATAAACCAGACGGGGACCAGCCCAAAGCAATAAAGACTCTTGTTGAGGGTATTAAGAAGAAATTTGATTTTCAAACCCTTCTTGGTGTTACGGGGTCCGGTAAAACTTTTACCATGGCTAATATTATTCATGCTATTCAGAAGCCGACACTTATTATATCTCACAACAAAACATTGGCAGCCCAGCTTTGCCAGGAATTTAGATCTTATTTTCCTGAAAATGCGGTTGAATATTTTGTCTCTTATTATGATTATTATCAGCCGGAGGCTTATCTTCCATCGACAGATACCTACATAGAAAAGGATTCTTCTATAAATCAGGAGATTGATCGTTTGCGTCATTCTGCGACGATGTCACTTATTTCTCGCAGAGATGTAATTGTTGTTGCGTCTGTCTCTTGCATTTATTCGCTTGGTGCGCCGGAAAGTTATTTGGAAGCGATGGTCTCTTTAAGAGTGGGAGAGGCCCTTGACAGGGAAACGATGTTAAAAAAACTTGTGGCCATAAAATATGAACGCAACGATATTGAACTAAATCGCGGCAAGTTTAGAGCAAGGGGAGATGTTATAGAGATACAACCGGCTTATGAAAAACGTATTTTAAGAATAGAAATTGATGAATATGATGTTATAAAGAGTATCTTTGAAATAGACCCGATAACAAAAAAACCTCTTAAAAAGCTTGATTTTGCCGGAATTTATCCTGCGACTCATTTTGTGACTTTTAAAGATAAACTGGATTTTGCCCTTAAATCCATTCAGGAAGAGTGCAAGTTAAGAATAGCACACCTTAAAAAACACAAAAAACTTGTTGAAGCCCAGAGATTGGAGGAGAGGACTAAATATGATATAGAAATGATAAGGGAACTCGGTTATTGTTCCGGGATTGAAAATTATTCCAGGCATATGGAAGGGCGAAAAGAGGGGGAACCCCCTTCGACTTTAATAGATTATTTCCCTGATGATTTTTTAATGTTTATTGATGAATCTCATGTTACCATCCCTCAGATTCGCGCAATGTATTTTGGCGATAAATCACGTAAAGACGCTCTTATAAATTATGGATTTAGACTTCCTTCTGCTTATGATAATAGGCCTTTAAAATTTGATGAGTTTGAAGAGAGATTAAATCAAATAATATTTGTTTCTGCGACTCCTGCCGATTGGGAGATTAAAAAGAGCAAAAAAATTGTGGAACAAATTATTCGGCCTACCGGACTTGTTGATCCTGAAGTTGTTATTCGTCCCATAAAAGGTCAGGTGGAAGACATTGAAAAAGAGGTAAGAAAACGGGTTTCTAAAAAAGAGAGAGTTCTTATTACAACTCTCACAAAACGAATGGCGGAAGATCTTGCGGAATATTTAAATGAAAAAGATTTGAAAGTAAGGTATTTACATTCTGATATTAAAACTTTAGATCGTATACAAATTTTAAGGGATCTCCGTCTTGGAAAGTTTGATGTTTTGGTGGGGATTAATTTACTTAGGGAGGGGCTTGACCTGCCTGAAGTCTCTTTGGTTGCAATTTTGGATGCTGACAAAGAAGGTTTTTTAAGGGCGGAAAGGTCTCTTATTCAAACAATAGGAAGAGCTGCGAGGAACGCAAACGGGAAAGTTATTCTTTATGCTGAAAAAATGACAGATTCTATTATAAAAGCTATAAGTGAAACAAACCGCCGACGCAAATTGCAGATGGCATACAACAAAAAATATGGGATAGAACCAAAGACAATCGTAAAAGAAATTGCGGATATTTCTGACCAAATAAGGGAAGCTAAGCTTGAAGAGGTTAATCAAATAAAGGCATTTGTGCCGAAAGAGGAGATACCTTCTTTAATTAAACAGTTGTCAGATGAGATGATTATAGCTTCAACTGAGCTTAATTTTGAGAAGGCCGCAGAATTGAGAGATAAAATCGTAGCGATTAAAAAATCATTTGGATTTGATGTTGAGTAG
- a CDS encoding dephospho-CoA kinase: protein MIIGLTGPVGSGKTEAAKIFKKIGAYIIEADLVGHKILADPLFEKKLLDEFKTANRKKISDIVFADLKRLKKLNLLLHPNIIERIQYAVESVHKKEKNRLIVIDAALPCLFEKLVDEVWVVWASKKNRVKRLLKRGFKKKKILQIMKSQPSKKDYIKIADKIIINEGDFNQFKSEILGVFRCWGKSKFNAKI from the coding sequence ATGATTATTGGGTTAACAGGTCCTGTCGGATCAGGGAAGACAGAAGCCGCAAAAATCTTTAAAAAAATTGGCGCCTATATAATAGAAGCGGATCTTGTCGGTCATAAAATATTGGCCGATCCGTTGTTTGAAAAAAAATTACTTGATGAGTTTAAAACAGCAAACAGAAAAAAAATAAGTGATATTGTCTTTGCTGATTTGAAGAGATTAAAAAAACTTAATTTGCTTTTGCACCCAAACATTATAGAACGTATACAGTATGCAGTCGAAAGTGTACATAAAAAAGAAAAAAACAGACTTATAGTTATAGATGCCGCGTTGCCATGTTTGTTTGAAAAATTAGTCGATGAAGTATGGGTTGTTTGGGCTTCGAAAAAAAATAGAGTTAAAAGGCTTTTGAAAAGAGGGTTTAAAAAAAAGAAGATTCTTCAGATTATGAAGTCTCAGCCTTCGAAAAAAGATTATATAAAAATAGCTGATAAAATTATAATAAATGAAGGGGATTTCAATCAATTTAAAAGTGAAATATTAGGAGTATTTAGGTGTTGGGGTAAATCAAAATTTAATGCCAAAATTTAA
- a CDS encoding alanine racemase, with product MNTYAEIDLEAIKHNINEVKKIIPDKTRFMAVVKANAYGHGVVAVSRAAMEAGVFYLAVANLREALELREAGTRLPILILTESPTSVVDEIVHYRLTQTVYSFSEAKALSDESVKRDRKSNIHIKIDTGMGRVGVAPSEAVALYNKISSLPNLIVEGLFTHFAKAEEHGDNYTKEQFDKFKNIIIRFNNIPIKHAANSAATLFHPDTHLDMVRIGLMMYGLYPSGGTHRFITLRPALSFKTRIVYLKRVPEGTMLSYGGTYVTSKETAIATIPVGYADGYSRSLSNRSHVLIRGKRCPVVGSISMDMTLVDVGDMNVEIGEDVVLIGAQGLESITADEIARLDRTISYEIICGIGKRVPRIYR from the coding sequence GTGAATACTTACGCAGAAATTGATTTAGAAGCCATAAAGCATAACATAAATGAAGTAAAAAAAATTATTCCGGATAAAACACGTTTTATGGCAGTTGTTAAAGCAAATGCCTATGGACATGGGGTAGTGGCTGTATCACGGGCGGCTATGGAAGCTGGGGTTTTTTATCTTGCAGTTGCAAATTTAAGGGAAGCTTTAGAACTTAGAGAAGCAGGGACAAGGCTTCCTATATTGATTCTTACGGAATCTCCGACTTCTGTTGTTGATGAAATTGTACATTATCGTTTAACTCAAACAGTCTATTCCTTTTCAGAGGCAAAAGCTCTTTCTGATGAATCTGTTAAAAGAGACAGAAAATCAAATATACATATAAAAATAGATACAGGTATGGGGAGAGTTGGCGTTGCTCCATCGGAAGCGGTAGCTCTTTATAACAAAATTTCTTCACTGCCTAATTTAATTGTGGAAGGATTGTTTACCCATTTTGCAAAAGCCGAAGAACACGGAGACAACTATACTAAAGAGCAGTTTGATAAATTTAAAAATATTATTATTCGTTTTAATAATATTCCTATTAAGCACGCTGCCAATTCTGCTGCCACACTTTTTCATCCTGATACTCACCTTGACATGGTTAGAATTGGCCTTATGATGTATGGGTTATATCCTTCAGGTGGGACGCATCGTTTTATTACTTTAAGGCCGGCTCTCTCTTTTAAAACGAGAATAGTTTATTTGAAACGTGTTCCGGAAGGTACTATGCTGTCTTATGGGGGGACATATGTTACATCAAAAGAGACTGCGATTGCGACCATTCCAGTAGGCTATGCTGATGGATATAGCCGTAGTTTAAGCAACCGCAGCCATGTTTTAATAAGAGGCAAAAGATGTCCTGTTGTTGGCTCTATAAGCATGGATATGACCTTGGTTGATGTAGGAGATATGAATGTTGAAATTGGAGAAGATGTTGTTTTAATAGGAGCTCAAGGACTTGAGTCAATTACCGCAGATGAAATAGCAAGACTTGATAGAACTATAAGTTATGAGATAATATGTGGAATTGGAAAGAGAGTCCCTAGGATATATAGGTGA
- a CDS encoding septum formation protein Maf, whose product MKNKRIILASASPRRKKLLKKIITDFEVITSGVDESKIQLSSPDEFAVSAAILKAKEVALQLSNAIVIGADTIVVLKDKILGKPSSKKDAIYMLKSLSDTIHQVITGIALVDADTLEVKSDFEITKIKMKKLDEKEIIEYVDTGKPLDKAGAYGIQEIEDPFIEWIDGDYDNVVGLPVEKLKRLLCF is encoded by the coding sequence ATGAAAAATAAAAGGATTATACTTGCTTCAGCTTCTCCTCGCAGGAAAAAACTCTTAAAAAAAATTATTACAGATTTTGAAGTAATTACAAGTGGTGTTGATGAATCCAAAATACAACTTTCTAGTCCCGACGAATTTGCTGTTTCTGCAGCAATTCTTAAAGCAAAAGAGGTCGCTTTACAACTTAGCAACGCTATTGTTATAGGGGCGGATACTATTGTTGTGCTAAAAGATAAAATTCTCGGGAAACCTAGTTCTAAGAAAGATGCAATTTATATGTTAAAGAGTTTGTCTGATACTATTCATCAGGTTATAACAGGAATAGCCCTTGTTGACGCCGACACTTTAGAAGTAAAATCAGATTTTGAGATAACAAAAATTAAAATGAAAAAATTAGATGAAAAAGAAATTATTGAATATGTAGATACGGGGAAACCGCTAGATAAAGCCGGAGCCTACGGCATTCAAGAAATAGAAGATCCTTTTATAGAATGGATAGACGGTGATTATGACAATGTAGTTGGCTTGCCGGTAGAAAAATTAAAAAGATTATTGTGTTTTTAA
- a CDS encoding 4-hydroxy-tetrahydrodipicolinate synthase, whose amino-acid sequence MAGFGRLITAMVTPFKDDMSIDFDKTAKLALYLLKNGSDAILLHGTTGESPTLSHDEEYELYRVVKKVVGTKCKVIAGTGSNSTATSVKSTIEAEKIGVDGAMIVVPYYNKPSQEGLYQHFKAIADNTKLPLIIYNIPGRTGINMLPETVARISKIKNYVGLKDAAGNIDQTSAVINLCPPDFVVWSGDDSLTLPMMSVGAVGVISVASHVVGNEIASMIAAYHSGNNKKAKEIHLRLLPIFKALFITANPTPVKAALEMIGMSVGIPRLPLISVNKQEKEIIKKALTGLGLIK is encoded by the coding sequence ATGGCTGGTTTTGGAAGATTGATTACTGCTATGGTTACCCCTTTTAAAGATGATATGTCAATTGATTTTGACAAGACGGCGAAACTTGCTCTTTATTTGTTAAAGAATGGTTCGGATGCAATTTTACTTCATGGGACGACGGGAGAATCTCCTACTCTTTCTCACGATGAAGAATATGAACTTTATAGAGTTGTAAAAAAGGTTGTGGGGACAAAATGTAAAGTTATAGCGGGAACGGGGTCTAATTCTACCGCAACGTCTGTAAAATCAACAATAGAGGCTGAAAAGATCGGGGTGGATGGGGCTATGATTGTTGTTCCTTATTACAATAAACCATCGCAGGAGGGACTCTATCAACATTTTAAAGCAATTGCTGATAATACGAAGCTCCCTCTTATCATTTATAATATTCCGGGAAGGACCGGGATAAATATGCTTCCTGAAACAGTTGCGCGTATTTCCAAAATAAAAAACTATGTCGGGCTTAAAGATGCCGCGGGAAATATTGACCAGACATCTGCTGTTATTAATCTTTGTCCTCCTGACTTTGTTGTTTGGAGCGGAGATGACAGTCTTACTCTTCCTATGATGTCTGTTGGGGCGGTAGGTGTTATATCGGTTGCTTCCCATGTTGTGGGGAATGAAATAGCATCAATGATAGCCGCGTATCATTCCGGAAATAATAAAAAGGCAAAAGAGATACACTTAAGGCTTCTTCCAATTTTTAAAGCCCTTTTTATCACTGCCAATCCTACTCCGGTAAAGGCTGCGCTTGAAATGATTGGAATGTCTGTTGGCATTCCTAGATTGCCTCTTATCTCCGTAAATAAGCAGGAGAAGGAGATCATAAAAAAAGCTTTAACAGGGTTGGGATTAATTAAGTGA